One genomic segment of Elgaria multicarinata webbii isolate HBS135686 ecotype San Diego chromosome 9, rElgMul1.1.pri, whole genome shotgun sequence includes these proteins:
- the LDHB gene encoding L-lactate dehydrogenase B chain, with amino-acid sequence MASLKDKLITSVAKPSTQPNNKVTVVGVGQVGMACAISVLERGLCDELALVDVLEDKLKGEMMDLQHGSLFLKTHKIVADKDYSVTANSKVVVVTAGVRQQEGETRLDLVQRNVNVFKFIIPQVVKYSPNCIILVVSNPVDILTYVTWKLSGLPKHRVIGSGCNLDSARFRFLMAEKLGVHPTSCHGWILGEHGDSSVAVWSGVNVAGVSLQELNPAMGSDNDPEGWRQVHKQVVDSAYEVIKLKGYTNWAIGLSVADLLETILKNLCRVHPVSTMVKGMYGIENEVFLSLPCVLGCAGLTSVINQKLKDNEVTQLQNSATTLWNVQKDLKDL; translated from the exons ATGGCTTCGCTCAAGGACAAACTCATCACCTCGGTCGCAAAGCCGTCAACCCAGCCAAACAACAAGGTCACCGTTGTAGGGGTCGGTCAAGTTGGGATGGCCTGTGCTATCAGCGTCTTGGAAAGG GGTCTCTGCGATGAACTTGCACTGGTTGATGTCCTGGAAGACAAACTGAAAGGAGAAATGATGGACCTGCAGCATGGAAGCTTATTTCTTAAGACACATAAGATTGTAGCAGACAAGG ATTACTCTGTCACTGCAAATTCGAAGGTGGTCGTGGTCACTGCTGGAGTCCGCCAGCAGGAAGGAGAAACCCGCCTTGACCTAGTCCAGAGGAACGTGAATGTCTTCAAGTTTATTATACCTCAGGTTGTGAAGTACAGCCCCAATTGCATCATCCTGGTGGTTTCGAACCCAG TGGACATCCTGACCTACGTGACGTGGAAACTGAGTGGTCTCCCTAAGCACCGCGTGATTGGGAGCGGTTGCAACCTTGACTCGGCCCGCTTTCGCTTTCTGATGGCGGAGAAGTTGGGCGTCCATCCCACCAGCTGTCATGGTTGGATCTTGGGAGAACACGGCGATTCCAGCG TGGCTGTTTGGAGTGGCGTCAATGTGGCCGGTGTTTCCCTCCAGGAGCTCAACCCCGCAATGGGTTCTGACAATGATCCAGAGGGATGGAGGCAGGTCCACAAGCAGGTGGTTGACAG TGCCTATGAGGTGATCAAGCTGAAAGGCTACACTAACTGGGCCATTGGTTTAAGTGTTGCTGACCTGCTGGAGACCATCCTGAAGAACCTTTGCCGAGTTCACCCGGTATCCACCATGGTAAAG GGGATGTATGGCATTGAAAACGAAGTGTTCCTGAGCCTCCCGTGTGTGCTGGGCTGTGCCGGCTTGACCAGCGTGATCAACCAAAAGCTGAAGGACAACGAAGTGACTCAACTCCAGAACAGTGCCACTACGTTGTGGAACGTCCAGAAGGATCTCAAAGACCTGTAG